In Streptomyces puniciscabiei, a single genomic region encodes these proteins:
- a CDS encoding ABC transporter permease has product MSALAYDGLAMTGRQLRRVRNSPGLAILTQMMPVNMLLFFGYVFGSALAMPGREYRSFLVPGLLVATAAGGLMTGMFQAAADTHRGVTDRFRAMPVSRAAVPLGQAAADLVVTSVGTVPLLLVGLAVGWRIEGSVLDAAGAVGLLLLFRFACTCAGIFLGLLTRSEDAAGQLGASSFVLPLLSNAYIPTDHLPGRLRTLAEWNPISAVTAALRDLFGNAAVPPDSAWPVAHPVAGALAWSLALTALFLPLAVRRYAHGQR; this is encoded by the coding sequence ATGAGCGCGTTGGCGTACGACGGACTGGCGATGACCGGCCGGCAGCTGCGCCGGGTCCGCAACAGTCCGGGGCTGGCGATCCTCACCCAGATGATGCCGGTCAACATGCTGCTCTTCTTCGGCTATGTGTTCGGCAGCGCGCTGGCCATGCCCGGCCGCGAGTACCGGTCCTTCCTGGTGCCGGGGCTGCTCGTCGCGACCGCGGCGGGCGGGTTGATGACCGGCATGTTCCAGGCCGCCGCGGACACCCACCGGGGCGTGACGGACCGGTTCCGCGCGATGCCGGTGAGCCGGGCCGCCGTCCCGCTGGGACAGGCGGCCGCGGACCTCGTCGTGACGAGCGTCGGGACCGTGCCCCTGCTGCTGGTGGGGCTCGCGGTGGGCTGGCGGATCGAGGGGTCCGTGCTCGACGCGGCCGGTGCGGTGGGGCTGCTGCTGCTCTTCCGGTTCGCCTGCACCTGCGCCGGGATCTTCCTGGGGCTGCTCACCCGCAGCGAGGACGCGGCCGGGCAGCTCGGCGCCTCCTCCTTCGTGCTGCCGCTGCTGTCCAACGCCTACATCCCCACGGACCACCTGCCGGGCCGGCTGCGCACCCTCGCCGAGTGGAACCCGATCAGCGCGGTGACGGCCGCCCTGCGGGACCTGTTCGGCAACGCCGCCGTCCCGCCGGACTCCGCCTGGCCGGTGGCCCACCCGGTCGCCGGGGCGCTCGCCTGGAGCCTGGCCCTGACCGCGCTGTTCCTGCCGCTCGCCGTGCGCCGGTACGCGCACGGGCAACGGTGA
- a CDS encoding sigma-70 family RNA polymerase sigma factor, whose amino-acid sequence MRGVHGRAGCGHREGARARADELLVLVADGDQRAFEELYALVSGPVYGLVRRVVRDLAQSEEVAQEVLLETWRSAARYDPGRGSALSWILTLAHRRAVDRVRSARAAGEREQREALRAGEPAFDQVAEEVEAGMEREWVRRCLRRLTDLQRQSVTLAYYDGYTYREVAERLSLPLGTVKTRMRDGLTRLRQCLGGAA is encoded by the coding sequence ATGCGTGGAGTGCACGGCAGGGCCGGCTGCGGCCACAGAGAGGGGGCCCGGGCGCGGGCGGACGAGCTGCTGGTGCTCGTCGCGGACGGCGACCAGCGGGCGTTCGAGGAGCTGTACGCACTGGTGTCCGGGCCGGTGTACGGGCTCGTACGGCGGGTGGTGCGCGACCTCGCCCAGTCCGAGGAGGTGGCCCAGGAGGTGCTGCTGGAGACCTGGCGCTCGGCCGCCCGGTACGACCCGGGCCGGGGCAGCGCCCTGTCCTGGATCCTCACCCTCGCCCACCGCCGCGCCGTGGACCGGGTGCGCAGCGCCCGCGCGGCCGGCGAACGCGAGCAGCGCGAGGCCCTACGGGCCGGGGAGCCCGCGTTCGACCAGGTCGCCGAGGAGGTCGAGGCCGGCATGGAGCGCGAGTGGGTACGCCGCTGTCTGCGCCGGCTCACCGATCTGCAACGCCAGTCCGTGACCCTCGCCTACTACGACGGCTACACCTACCGTGAGGTGGCCGAGCGGCTGTCGCTGCCGCTCGGTACGGTCAAGACGCGGATGCGCGACGGGCTCACCCGGCTCCGCCAGTGCCTGGGAGGCGCCGCATGA
- a CDS encoding tetratricopeptide repeat protein produces the protein MGPRGQDEDMDGQKDSGGPTTGGGPAAGGGPAAGGGPAAGGGPTLATAPTVATEPTPAAGPTVATEPTPATAPTVATEPTPATGPTVATEPVLAAGPTVAAEEPSESASDVGPDQRVAAVRRFAAAGRRWRTAQLAGCAALLAVALTGGAIALGAGPAPATVPAASTAVDPGALGGGDLDAGIATLQAHLRTQPKDSGSWATLGLAYVEQARTKGDPSRYPQADKALRRSLALAPGNDQALAGQAALAAARHDFKDALTYADRALRQNPYSERALSSRVDALVELGQYAQASKAAGTADARKPGVPVFTRYAYVHELRGDVATARRVLEQALAGATSPGDTAYVAAQLGQLAWNQGDYRTALTYYARALAADDTYLPALEGRARAQAASGDRASAIKGMETVVSRYPLPGPLVELGELYEARGAAGDRARARRQYALVDAWIALARANGVNADLDTALAAADHGDKAAALRAARAEWARRHTVHTADALAWALHANGRDAEALPYARRATATGYRNAAFLYHRGMIELATGHRAAGRASLTSALRLNPGFSPLGAAEARKALGAAK, from the coding sequence ATGGGCCCGCGCGGACAGGACGAGGACATGGACGGGCAGAAGGACAGCGGCGGGCCGACGACGGGCGGCGGGCCGGCGGCGGGCGGCGGGCCAGCGGCGGGCGGCGGGCCAGCGGCGGGCGGCGGGCCGACACTGGCCACCGCGCCGACGGTGGCAACCGAACCGACACCGGCAGCCGGGCCCACGGTGGCAACCGAACCGACACCGGCCACCGCGCCGACGGTGGCAACCGAACCGACACCGGCAACCGGCCCGACGGTGGCAACCGAGCCGGTACTGGCAGCCGGCCCGACGGTGGCGGCCGAAGAACCCTCGGAATCGGCCTCGGACGTCGGCCCCGACCAGCGGGTGGCCGCCGTTCGGCGGTTCGCTGCTGCGGGGCGGCGCTGGCGGACCGCGCAACTCGCCGGCTGCGCCGCTCTGCTGGCCGTCGCGCTGACCGGCGGGGCCATCGCCCTCGGGGCCGGCCCGGCGCCCGCCACCGTGCCGGCCGCCTCCACCGCCGTGGACCCCGGCGCGCTCGGCGGCGGTGACCTGGACGCGGGCATCGCCACCCTCCAGGCGCACCTGCGCACCCAGCCGAAGGACTCCGGGAGCTGGGCCACGCTGGGCCTGGCCTACGTCGAGCAGGCGCGGACCAAGGGCGACCCCTCCCGGTACCCGCAGGCGGACAAGGCGCTGCGGCGGTCCCTCGCGCTGGCCCCGGGCAACGACCAGGCGCTGGCCGGCCAGGCCGCCCTCGCCGCCGCCCGGCACGACTTCAAGGACGCCCTGACCTACGCGGACCGGGCGCTGCGGCAGAACCCGTACAGCGAGCGCGCGCTGTCCTCACGGGTCGACGCCCTGGTCGAACTCGGCCAGTACGCCCAGGCGTCGAAGGCCGCCGGGACCGCCGACGCGCGCAAGCCGGGAGTGCCGGTCTTCACACGGTACGCGTATGTGCACGAACTACGGGGTGACGTGGCGACCGCACGCCGGGTCCTCGAACAGGCGCTGGCGGGTGCCACGTCACCCGGCGACACCGCGTACGTGGCCGCCCAGCTCGGCCAACTTGCCTGGAACCAGGGCGACTACAGGACAGCCCTCACCTACTACGCCCGTGCTCTCGCCGCCGACGACACCTATCTGCCGGCGCTGGAGGGCCGGGCCAGGGCGCAGGCGGCGAGCGGCGACCGCGCATCGGCGATCAAGGGGATGGAGACGGTGGTGTCCAGGTATCCGCTGCCGGGCCCGCTCGTCGAACTGGGCGAGCTGTACGAGGCGCGGGGCGCGGCCGGCGACCGGGCCAGGGCGCGACGGCAGTACGCCCTCGTGGACGCGTGGATCGCGCTGGCCCGGGCCAACGGCGTCAACGCCGACCTGGACACCGCGCTGGCCGCCGCCGACCACGGCGACAAGGCGGCCGCCCTGCGCGCGGCGCGCGCCGAATGGGCCCGCCGGCACACCGTGCACACCGCGGACGCGCTGGCCTGGGCGCTGCACGCGAACGGCCGGGACGCCGAGGCGCTGCCGTACGCCCGCCGGGCCACCGCCACCGGATACCGCAACGCCGCCTTCCTCTACCACCGCGGCATGATCGAGCTGGCCACGGGCCACCGCGCGGCCGGCCGTGCCTCCCTCACCTCGGCCCTGCGCCTGAACCCCGGCTTCTCCCCGCTCGGCGCGGCCGAGGCCCGCAAGGCCCTGGGGGCGGCGAAGTGA
- a CDS encoding DUF4331 domain-containing protein has product MTPLFSRSGTGRTGVVTLICGALAAGGLTAAGAAALAPGAASASSHREAPLISGTPQYDNTDLYAFVSPDKPDTTTIVANWIPFEEPAGGPNFYTFADDAQYDLHIDSNGDARDDMVFRYTFKTHTKNGNTFLYNTGPVTSLDDPDLNITQTYDIDLLRLKNDHVMSRTRLADNVPVAPSDVGKASMPDYGKLRAQAVYKTPGGAATFAGQADDPFFADLRVFDLLYGGNLSEVGRDTLKGYNVNTIALQVPNDLIRESAGQPIVGIWSTTQRRNAQGYYTQVSRLGNPLVNEVVNPQKDKDRFNASQPAYDAQFLKNVTNPELPKLIESIYKIKAPSEPRNDLVDVFLKGVKGLNQPPNVRASEELRLNTSVKPAMHPKRLGVLDGDNAGFPNGRRLTDDVIDEALQVVEGELVGSKNDLGDAVDKNDKGFEKYFPYVAEPTSGSRGPLAKGTTAGTDVRSQLGDALQPAGSSAGGSDNTVLIAASAASGAAGILLLGTAVGWWRRRIRRPY; this is encoded by the coding sequence ATGACACCTCTCTTCTCCAGGAGCGGGACGGGACGCACCGGTGTGGTCACGCTCATCTGCGGCGCGCTGGCCGCCGGAGGGCTCACCGCCGCCGGCGCCGCCGCGCTGGCACCGGGGGCGGCCTCCGCCTCCTCCCACCGGGAGGCCCCGCTGATCTCGGGGACCCCGCAGTACGACAACACCGACCTGTACGCGTTCGTCAGCCCGGACAAGCCCGACACCACGACGATCGTGGCGAACTGGATCCCGTTCGAGGAGCCCGCGGGCGGGCCGAACTTCTACACGTTCGCCGACGACGCGCAGTACGACCTGCACATCGACAGCAACGGTGACGCGCGGGACGACATGGTCTTCCGCTACACCTTCAAGACGCATACGAAGAACGGGAACACGTTCCTCTACAACACCGGCCCGGTCACCAGCCTCGACGACCCCGACCTCAACATCACGCAGACGTACGACATCGATCTGCTCCGGCTCAAGAACGACCACGTGATGTCGAGGACGCGGCTCGCGGACAACGTGCCGGTGGCGCCCTCGGACGTCGGCAAGGCGTCCATGCCGGACTACGGCAAGCTGCGCGCGCAGGCCGTCTACAAGACGCCGGGGGGTGCCGCGACCTTCGCCGGACAGGCGGACGACCCGTTCTTCGCGGACCTGCGCGTCTTCGACCTGCTCTACGGCGGCAACCTCAGCGAGGTCGGCCGGGACACCCTCAAGGGCTACAACGTCAACACCATCGCCCTGCAGGTGCCCAACGACCTGATCCGCGAGTCGGCCGGGCAGCCGATCGTCGGCATCTGGTCCACCACCCAGCGCCGCAACGCGCAGGGGTACTACACCCAGGTCTCGCGCCTGGGCAACCCGCTGGTCAACGAGGTCGTCAACCCGCAGAAGGACAAGGACAGGTTCAACGCCTCCCAGCCCGCGTACGACGCCCAGTTCCTGAAGAACGTCACCAACCCCGAGCTCCCGAAGCTCATCGAGTCGATCTACAAGATCAAGGCCCCCAGCGAGCCCCGCAACGACCTGGTCGACGTCTTCCTGAAGGGCGTCAAGGGCCTCAACCAGCCCCCGAACGTGCGCGCTTCGGAGGAACTGCGCCTGAACACCTCCGTCAAGCCGGCCATGCACCCCAAGCGTCTCGGCGTGCTCGATGGCGACAACGCGGGCTTCCCGAACGGGCGCCGGCTCACCGATGACGTGATCGACGAGGCGTTGCAGGTCGTCGAGGGCGAACTGGTCGGCTCGAAGAACGACTTGGGCGACGCGGTGGACAAGAACGACAAGGGCTTCGAGAAGTACTTCCCGTACGTCGCCGAGCCCACCTCCGGCTCGCGCGGCCCGCTCGCCAAGGGCACGACCGCGGGCACGGACGTGCGCAGCCAGCTGGGTGACGCCCTGCAACCGGCCGGGTCCTCCGCCGGCGGCTCGGACAACACCGTGCTGATCGCCGCGTCGGCGGCGTCGGGCGCTGCCGGGATCCTGCTCCTCGGCACCGCCGTCGGCTGGTGGCGCCGGCGCATCCGGCGCCCCTACTGA
- a CDS encoding anti-sigma factor, whose translation MSILGKLLRREDLHSLAAPYALDALEPGERRRFEKHLQGCDRCAGEVRELAEDAVRLAWSTAAHAPPALRERVLTAVRTIPQEQVRTPAQERTPQLPPHVWGTQPPPGRTRTPRPRPLFVPLATATAAAALVVASLFAVQAQRTQDRLTAEQARGREIAHVLAAPDARATTGKDARGRAIGVIASASQGEAVVTLSGYGSPPAGRVRQLWLMRPRAQPRSLGLFAGDTPLVAKGLDTSSTSLAVTVEPDGGSAQPTGQPIVQLTLKSVGFGE comes from the coding sequence ATGAGCATCCTCGGCAAGCTGCTGCGCCGCGAGGACCTGCACTCCCTCGCCGCGCCCTACGCGCTCGACGCCCTCGAACCGGGCGAGCGGCGCCGGTTCGAGAAACACCTGCAAGGGTGCGACCGCTGCGCCGGCGAGGTACGGGAGCTGGCCGAGGACGCGGTCCGCCTCGCCTGGTCCACGGCGGCCCACGCGCCCCCCGCGCTGCGCGAGCGGGTGCTGACCGCCGTACGCACCATCCCGCAGGAGCAGGTCCGGACGCCGGCCCAGGAGCGCACGCCGCAACTGCCGCCGCACGTCTGGGGCACCCAGCCCCCGCCGGGACGCACCCGTACGCCCCGCCCGCGCCCCCTGTTCGTGCCGCTCGCCACGGCCACCGCGGCGGCGGCCCTCGTCGTCGCCTCGCTCTTCGCCGTGCAGGCCCAGCGCACCCAGGACCGGCTCACCGCCGAGCAGGCCCGGGGACGTGAGATCGCCCACGTTCTGGCCGCACCCGACGCCCGCGCCACCACCGGCAAGGACGCACGGGGCCGCGCCATCGGAGTGATCGCTTCCGCCTCGCAGGGAGAAGCCGTCGTCACCCTCAGCGGATACGGCAGCCCGCCCGCCGGCCGCGTCCGTCAGCTCTGGCTCATGCGCCCCCGTGCGCAACCGCGCTCCCTCGGGCTCTTCGCGGGCGACACGCCCTTGGTCGCGAAAGGTCTCGACACCTCCTCGACGTCACTCGCCGTAACCGTCGAGCCTGACGGCGGGTCAGCGCAGCCGACCGGCCAGCCCATTGTCCAACTCACCCTGAAATCGGTCGGATTCGGAGAGTAG
- a CDS encoding type ISP restriction/modification enzyme, whose protein sequence is MPCVTHDDAPLLADLMPWSVAPLRPGRAWPTAPDPGSLKARWEALLKAEGPDREALFEPTRARTLGSAVGQLPGHSTGTERLARAEGPCAEPVRVLAAPFDEQWLIPDHRLIDTARPELWRVADAHQVFTVETGDGADPLLATSLLPTLRTGRVRPLYRRPGGSEPNLAPGLTAHLGDRLGGMPAPVDVLAWILTATGPDLTVPLTDDPELWSAGVEVGRRMLWLMRRDGERPKLPGGRRPYVRAPLPPRPGTLLYDADDETLHLDEGRISPVPPEAWDHEVAGVRVLESWFTTRTTPAEPGTLAAIRPATWPQTWTSELLELITVLALLAELRPRRAELKVAAPITATDLREAGVLPVPDASRRPASVLDHHEEGPEGQFTLV, encoded by the coding sequence ATGCCCTGCGTGACGCACGACGACGCTCCGCTGCTGGCGGACCTCATGCCGTGGTCCGTCGCACCGCTGCGACCGGGCCGTGCCTGGCCGACGGCTCCTGATCCGGGCTCGCTGAAGGCCCGCTGGGAGGCGCTGCTCAAGGCCGAGGGCCCGGACCGCGAGGCCCTCTTCGAGCCGACCCGGGCCCGCACCCTCGGCTCGGCGGTGGGCCAACTCCCCGGCCATTCCACCGGAACCGAGCGGCTGGCCCGCGCCGAGGGACCCTGCGCCGAGCCGGTCCGCGTCCTGGCGGCGCCCTTCGACGAGCAGTGGCTGATCCCGGACCACCGGCTGATCGACACCGCGCGCCCGGAGTTGTGGCGGGTGGCGGACGCGCACCAGGTCTTCACGGTGGAGACGGGGGACGGGGCCGACCCGCTCCTGGCGACCTCGCTGCTGCCCACTCTGCGCACCGGCCGCGTCCGCCCGCTGTACCGCCGCCCCGGCGGCAGTGAACCGAATCTCGCTCCGGGCCTGACGGCCCACCTCGGCGACCGCCTGGGCGGGATGCCCGCTCCGGTCGACGTCCTCGCCTGGATCCTGACCGCCACCGGCCCCGACCTGACCGTCCCGCTCACCGACGACCCCGAGCTCTGGTCGGCCGGAGTCGAAGTGGGCCGCCGCATGCTGTGGCTGATGCGCCGCGACGGTGAACGCCCCAAGCTGCCGGGCGGCCGCCGCCCCTACGTCCGCGCGCCCCTGCCGCCCCGGCCCGGCACTCTGCTCTACGACGCGGACGACGAGACCCTCCACCTCGACGAGGGCCGCATCTCCCCCGTCCCGCCGGAGGCCTGGGACCACGAGGTGGCCGGAGTCCGGGTCCTGGAGTCCTGGTTCACCACCCGCACGACCCCCGCCGAACCAGGCACCCTGGCCGCGATCCGCCCGGCCACCTGGCCGCAGACCTGGACGTCGGAACTCCTGGAACTGATCACGGTCCTGGCCCTGCTGGCCGAACTGCGGCCCCGGCGCGCCGAGTTGAAGGTGGCAGCCCCGATCACGGCGACCGACCTCCGGGAGGCGGGCGTCCTGCCGGTACCCGACGCCTCCCGCCGCCCCGCCTCCGTCCTGGACCATCACGAGGAGGGCCCGGAAGGCCAGTTCACCCTGGTCTAG
- a CDS encoding ATP-binding cassette domain-containing protein, translated as MATTYAVLSEGLEKRFGAVHALRGLDLAVAEGSVCGLLGPNGAGKTTAVRLLTTLLRPDAGSARVAGHDLVRDADAVRRHIAVTGQYASVDGDLTGRENLRLFARLHRVRGPAGRADELLERFGLTEAAGRRASTYSGGMRRRLDLAASLVRRPDVLFLDEPTTGLDPASRARIWQAVRDLRADGTTVLLTTQYLEEADHLADDIALVDRGRVAHTGSPAELKALIGSRAEAVVANPEALARAAGVLDQLTGSEPVFDRERNAVGAVSTDPTLTLPRLVRALDAAGVPLLDASLRPPTLDEVFLRLTGESGQGSPDSKELVA; from the coding sequence ATGGCTACTACGTACGCTGTACTTAGTGAAGGTCTGGAGAAGCGCTTCGGCGCTGTGCACGCCCTGCGCGGGTTGGATCTGGCCGTGGCCGAGGGGTCGGTCTGCGGGCTGCTCGGGCCGAACGGCGCGGGCAAGACGACGGCCGTACGGCTGCTGACCACGCTGCTGCGGCCGGACGCCGGCTCGGCGCGGGTCGCCGGACACGATCTCGTCCGGGACGCGGACGCGGTGCGCCGCCACATCGCCGTGACCGGGCAGTACGCCTCGGTCGACGGCGACCTCACCGGCCGGGAGAACCTGCGCCTGTTCGCCCGGCTGCACCGGGTGCGCGGGCCGGCCGGGCGGGCGGACGAGCTGCTGGAGCGCTTCGGGCTGACCGAGGCCGCCGGCCGCAGGGCCTCGACCTACTCCGGCGGCATGCGGCGCCGGCTGGACCTCGCGGCGAGTCTCGTCCGCCGCCCCGACGTGCTGTTCCTCGACGAGCCGACCACCGGACTCGACCCGGCCAGCCGCGCCCGCATCTGGCAGGCGGTGCGCGACCTGCGGGCGGACGGTACGACCGTGCTGCTGACCACCCAGTACCTGGAGGAGGCGGACCACCTCGCGGACGACATCGCCCTGGTGGACCGGGGCCGGGTCGCGCACACCGGCTCGCCCGCCGAGCTCAAGGCGCTCATCGGGTCCCGCGCGGAGGCCGTGGTCGCGAACCCGGAGGCACTGGCGCGGGCGGCGGGCGTGCTCGATCAACTCACCGGCAGCGAGCCCGTGTTCGACCGCGAACGCAACGCCGTCGGCGCCGTCAGCACCGACCCGACCCTCACCCTGCCGCGCCTGGTGCGCGCCCTCGACGCGGCGGGCGTGCCGCTGCTGGACGCGAGCCTGCGCCCGCCCACCCTCGACGAGGTCTTCCTGCGGCTCACCGGTGAGTCCGGCCAGGGATCCCCCGACAGCAAGGAGCTTGTCGCATGA
- a CDS encoding CaiB/BaiF CoA transferase family protein: MEQPTDTQPLPLEGITVVAVEQAVSAPFATRQLADLGARVIKVERVDGGDFARGYDTAARGLASHFVWCNRGKESIAVDLKDPRGLDVVRRLIADADVFVQNLAHGAAARLGLDAPTLCAAHPRLIAVDISGYGSFGPYADKRAYDMLVQCEAGLVSVTGTPDQPVKAGVPAADIAAAMYAFSGVLAALVRRGTTGRGGPVEVSMLEALAEWLGHPLHHAMHGGEPPARTGLAHAVIAPYDAYPTADGGRVLLSVQNDREWRRLAEQVIGRPELGTDPVYATNASRVANREKTDALVAEALGALDAEEALARLEKAQIACARLRDLHELAGHPQLAARERWREVGSPVGPLKALLPPITLPGGDEARMGDVPALGQHTGALLHAVGMTDDEIAAMRRDGVVA, encoded by the coding sequence ATGGAACAGCCCACGGACACCCAGCCCCTGCCCCTGGAGGGCATCACCGTCGTCGCCGTCGAACAGGCGGTGTCCGCGCCCTTCGCGACCCGGCAGCTCGCCGATCTGGGGGCCAGGGTCATCAAGGTGGAACGGGTCGACGGCGGCGACTTCGCGCGCGGGTACGACACGGCGGCCCGCGGTCTCGCCTCGCACTTCGTGTGGTGCAACCGCGGAAAGGAGTCCATCGCCGTGGATCTGAAGGATCCGCGGGGCCTGGACGTCGTACGGCGGCTGATCGCGGACGCGGACGTGTTCGTGCAGAACCTCGCCCACGGGGCGGCGGCCCGGCTCGGCCTCGACGCGCCCACGCTGTGCGCGGCGCATCCGCGGCTGATCGCCGTGGACATCTCCGGGTACGGCTCCTTCGGCCCGTACGCGGACAAGCGGGCGTACGACATGCTCGTGCAGTGCGAGGCGGGGCTGGTGTCGGTCACCGGGACGCCGGATCAGCCGGTGAAGGCGGGCGTGCCGGCGGCGGACATCGCGGCGGCCATGTACGCGTTCTCGGGGGTCCTGGCGGCGCTCGTCCGGCGCGGGACGACCGGCCGGGGCGGGCCGGTGGAGGTGTCGATGCTGGAGGCGCTCGCCGAGTGGCTGGGGCATCCTCTGCACCATGCGATGCACGGAGGTGAGCCCCCGGCGCGCACCGGCCTCGCGCACGCCGTCATCGCGCCCTACGACGCCTATCCGACGGCGGACGGCGGGCGGGTGCTGCTGTCCGTGCAGAACGACCGGGAGTGGCGGCGGCTGGCCGAACAGGTCATAGGTCGCCCGGAACTGGGGACGGACCCGGTGTATGCCACGAACGCGTCACGGGTCGCGAACCGCGAGAAGACGGACGCGTTGGTGGCGGAGGCGCTCGGCGCGCTGGACGCCGAGGAGGCGCTGGCCCGGCTGGAGAAGGCCCAGATCGCCTGTGCCCGGCTGCGTGACCTGCACGAACTGGCCGGGCATCCACAGCTGGCGGCCCGCGAGCGGTGGCGTGAGGTGGGGTCGCCGGTGGGGCCGTTGAAGGCGCTGCTGCCTCCCATCACGCTGCCGGGCGGGGACGAGGCTCGGATGGGTGATGTGCCCGCGCTCGGGCAGCACACCGGGGCGCTGCTGCATGCCGTGGGGATGACGGACGACGAGATCGCAGCGATGCGCCGGGACGGTGTGGTGGCCTGA
- a CDS encoding nucleotidyltransferase domain-containing protein, giving the protein MGRQLMLVEQTLTAARRHGVPLWLRGGWAMDFFLGEVTRDHGDIDWFARAEDAASLAGLLAGLGHTPVPGPPPDLQLDLVKDGLDSSFTLVDRDAAGRVVVAGGPWAGTPWPDGLLDAEPGRIGDVEAPIVSPPAQIEIKRMMPVWDPSRPRRAKDAEDVARLEAALKLR; this is encoded by the coding sequence GTGGGGCGTCAGCTCATGCTCGTCGAACAGACGCTGACGGCCGCTCGCCGCCACGGCGTCCCGCTGTGGCTGCGAGGCGGCTGGGCCATGGACTTCTTTCTGGGGGAAGTCACCCGGGACCACGGCGACATCGACTGGTTCGCCCGGGCCGAGGACGCGGCGTCGCTCGCCGGGCTGCTGGCGGGGCTCGGCCACACACCGGTCCCCGGACCCCCGCCCGACCTCCAGCTCGACCTCGTCAAGGACGGGCTGGACAGCAGCTTCACCCTGGTGGACCGGGACGCGGCGGGACGCGTGGTCGTCGCGGGCGGGCCCTGGGCCGGAACCCCGTGGCCGGACGGGCTGTTGGATGCGGAGCCGGGCCGGATCGGAGACGTCGAGGCGCCGATCGTCAGCCCTCCGGCCCAGATCGAGATCAAGCGCATGATGCCCGTCTGGGATCCCTCACGGCCTCGTCGTGCCAAGGACGCCGAGGACGTCGCACGGCTGGAGGCCGCCCTGAAGCTCCGCTAG
- a CDS encoding TetR/AcrR family transcriptional regulator C-terminal domain-containing protein, which produces MAVRGAVPEVIWARPERTGRGPKPAYTRDDIAAAAVRIADARGLDAVSMRHVAAELGCGTMSLYNYVPRKEDLYELMVDAVSAEQVPWEPSGDWRADMLRVARETRSLMHRHPWVPRLMSPVYGVSPHALRYLEHCLACLDPLEESYGTKLELVAMLNGVVTTYVRNELDTAERVRALPWSEDEENAVRVAYLGRQVASGAYPRMAAAFAEDAGPIDLEAVFERALGRVLDGFDPHRGDR; this is translated from the coding sequence ATGGCAGTCCGAGGGGCCGTCCCCGAGGTGATCTGGGCGCGCCCCGAGCGCACCGGCCGGGGGCCCAAGCCGGCGTACACCCGCGACGACATCGCGGCGGCCGCCGTCCGGATCGCCGACGCACGGGGGCTCGACGCGGTGTCCATGCGGCACGTCGCGGCCGAGCTGGGCTGCGGCACGATGTCGCTGTACAACTACGTCCCCCGCAAGGAGGACCTGTACGAGCTCATGGTGGACGCGGTCAGCGCGGAGCAGGTCCCGTGGGAGCCGAGCGGGGACTGGCGGGCCGACATGCTCCGGGTGGCCCGGGAGACGCGGTCGCTGATGCACCGGCATCCCTGGGTGCCGCGGCTGATGTCCCCGGTGTACGGCGTGAGCCCGCATGCTCTGCGGTATCTGGAGCACTGCCTGGCCTGCCTGGACCCGCTGGAGGAGTCGTACGGCACCAAGCTGGAGCTCGTCGCGATGCTGAACGGCGTGGTGACGACGTACGTCCGCAATGAGCTCGACACGGCGGAGCGGGTGCGGGCGCTGCCGTGGTCGGAGGACGAGGAGAACGCGGTCCGGGTCGCGTATCTCGGGCGGCAGGTCGCCTCCGGCGCGTATCCGAGGATGGCGGCGGCGTTCGCGGAGGACGCGGGGCCGATCGATCTGGAGGCGGTGTTCGAGCGGGCGTTGGGGCGGGTGCTCGACGGCTTCGACCCGCACCGCGGCGACCGGTGA